The segment GACATTGGAAAAACACTGCAAAGAACATCCTAACTTTGCACTCAGCTTCCAAAAAAGAATCCTCTGGTTGATCAACAATCAGCTCAGAGCTGTGCGTACCCGACTCATCGCCACGCAATTCAACGAAGAGCTACTGGTAGCCAGTACACTCATCAGTAGCAACAGCACGAAACTGTCTGTACACTCTCCCTTGCACGCTGTGCCAGTCTTGCTCGAAGACAAACTAACCATACCACAGGCCATAGAGGTGCTTCACAAGGTAGAACTAACTGGAATAGGCCCTGAAAAAAACCTAGCCTCCCTATGTTTGGACAATCTCCACAAGACACAACGAGAATCCAATTTCTACCGTGCCTTGCAAGACATCTATAGCAGTGTCGCTGAAAATACCGAAGAAAAAACCAACGATGAAGTTCAGTTGGACTGTATCAAGGCCAGTAAGAAAGCATTTTCTATCCCGTCGATATATATCAAAGGACTGGAATACATGCCTAATCAACCAGGGTGTATTTTCATCTACAATCATCTGCTCAACGAACCCTATTACACCTTGCCCAATCAATTTCAAATCACATTGGACTCACACTACCTGAGCGCATTGGTGTATGAAAACTATGGTGCACATGCCCAAAGGGTAGTCAGAATTGGAAAATCAGATGAGTATGCCCACGAAAACTACTACAACAAGCTAGGTTTTATCAGTGTGTACACCAACGATTCGGATGAACTGATTGAAACAGAAGAAGAAAGAAAATCAAGACACCAGGTATTCTATGATCAAATCAAAGACGCCATATTGTCTGGCAAGAACATCATCATCAGTCCAGAAGGAAGTTCACATCCAACTGAGCATTCACCGAGCAAATTCAAATCTGGGATTTTTAAGGTCATACAACAACTAGAAGTACAACCCCTGATTGTACCCATTGTTATGGCCAACTTTGACAAGCGCATCACAGCGTACAAATTTGCCTGTGAGATCAAAAAACCTTTTAGGTTGAATGAGAAAATGAAAGAGCTCGGCACGAGCGACATCAAAGAGTTCCTGAGAAAATACCAGTTAAAGTTCAGGCAAGACACGCAAGAACTCACAGACAATATCGCCAACGAAAACAGTGCACAGCTTCTGTTTCAAGATGAAATTGATGCCTTAAAAGAAAAAGTCACAAAACTTCCACCAAATGATACAGTTGCCTTTTATGGCAGTAGTACCATCCGACTATGGGAAAGCTTGGAAGGAGATTTGGCTGATAAAAAGGCTGTCAATTTGGGCTTTGGTGGATCTTCTTACCAATGGTGTTTGTTCTATTTTGAACGCCTATTCGAAAATTTTCTGCCTAAATCCTATGTACTCTATGGAGGTGACAATGACTTGAGCATCGGACAGTCACCCTCTGATGTACTGATGAATTTTTCGCTCTTATATGAAAAAATCAAACGTCACAGTCCACATGCGCCTATTACCGTGATCTCTATCAAACCTAGCCCAAGTAGAGAATATTTGCTGCCAAAGATTATCCAGACCAACGAACTGTTGAGAACCTTTGTGGATGAACATGACAACATGCATTGGATCGAAATATTTGAACACATGCTGTCCCCAGATGGAAGACCCAAAACAGATTTATTTGTGGAAGACATGCTTCACCTCAATCTAAAGGGGTACAAAATCTGGAAACAACAAGTTAGAGAGCAATTGATCGTATGATCTGTTGTGCGCACAGGTATTTTAGGAGTTATTTGGGTACAGCGAAATAAG is part of the Reichenbachiella agarivorans genome and harbors:
- a CDS encoding GDSL-type esterase/lipase family protein, with product MTEALPTSLDKLFSQGQEVFCKKGDVLKKQFSRVDRFYILLEGTVHFHQSLHSNDRELLAGMSQSLYAPIGMDAFIAPYRNETTARVASDTARLIKWETEQLIKCLDADIHLAIDFFTFLNNHSHRFVEDTSELFANTSAALQTLNTDSSSDGYLAHIDRDEIDKVILLLQSPFFEEFDEKDLAVLASSMQRREYLVNEIVISQDEKKKGIFLLESGEVQYSRMNFSIETNKTYKVPFRSISTPGYLLSSSSLLGIKSAMTSHVTKEAVVLYIPKETLEKHCKEHPNFALSFQKRILWLINNQLRAVRTRLIATQFNEELLVASTLISSNSTKLSVHSPLHAVPVLLEDKLTIPQAIEVLHKVELTGIGPEKNLASLCLDNLHKTQRESNFYRALQDIYSSVAENTEEKTNDEVQLDCIKASKKAFSIPSIYIKGLEYMPNQPGCIFIYNHLLNEPYYTLPNQFQITLDSHYLSALVYENYGAHAQRVVRIGKSDEYAHENYYNKLGFISVYTNDSDELIETEEERKSRHQVFYDQIKDAILSGKNIIISPEGSSHPTEHSPSKFKSGIFKVIQQLEVQPLIVPIVMANFDKRITAYKFACEIKKPFRLNEKMKELGTSDIKEFLRKYQLKFRQDTQELTDNIANENSAQLLFQDEIDALKEKVTKLPPNDTVAFYGSSTIRLWESLEGDLADKKAVNLGFGGSSYQWCLFYFERLFENFLPKSYVLYGGDNDLSIGQSPSDVLMNFSLLYEKIKRHSPHAPITVISIKPSPSREYLLPKIIQTNELLRTFVDEHDNMHWIEIFEHMLSPDGRPKTDLFVEDMLHLNLKGYKIWKQQVREQLIV